The nucleotide sequence GCAGTAATTCAGAAGCGACAGACTGTATTTGATGGCGTGGAAATGAATTCAGTTTGAGTGTAAGCTCCAGTGATCGTGATCAGTGTACCATTGCTGATCTGAAGCCCTGCATCCAGAAGCCTGACACTGAGACTTGATAAACAGCTGCTGGGGCCGATAGCACAGAGTGGTGTTTTATCAAGTTTTGTGGTGTCATGAAGCTGGCTCACTTTTAACTGGGTGATGCTGCCTAGTTATCCTCCTCCTGAGCAGAAACCCATCAACAGTCCCAACCTCTAATAAATCACATTCCCAGGAGAACCGGCATGTGGACCAAAAAAGATACAAAGAGACTGAGAAATAATAAAGAGCAATAGATGTGATGAGTACAACAGTATTTGTTTCTTCCAGGTCGTACACACAGAGTAAATGTTTGCCAGTACAATTAACTTAAACATCACAGCTGGATTTGAACTGCGCAAAGATTATTTTATTCCCAACATGAGTCCTGTCAGTATCTGTACTTGTACACTCATAttctgtgtctgcagctcagAGTAACACGAAGACTTGGCGAAACACTGTTCTTTCATCAGAAAAATAATCCCCACACTGAATTATTTCTCATGATTATAAATGCAACCTTTCAGTCAGATAAACCTTACCAGACATAATAAACTcaactctcctctcttctcttctcttctctcaatgtaaatgtacattttatcaGCATTGTAAGTTCTGTACCTCCAGAGAATGACCTCTGGAAGTAACTCATCACTTTAATCTTTTTTATGTGCATCACATACTCAGAATAGTTTCTTTATCATCGTACAGAAAACTTCCTTTGTGTATATTAAAAGCCTCAGGCTTCTTTTAATACATTAAAGTAGttccaaagagaaaaaaaatagtcTTGTGTAGAACTACAGAagacttattttattattttcacagttGATCTCATTTGAAAGTCACTTTCTCATATCGCTGCAGCTGATCTTACCCCGGGTATCACAGTTTCACCTCATTTCTTATTATTTCCTTTATTCATGATTCTTGCGATGTTGCTTAAAGGTAACAACCCTGCTTCTTTCACATGCCTTTATTTGTAGCTCAGTTAAAAAATCCCTGCAGTTAACATGGACAGTTACATTGAGGCTGTTAGGCTCAGTGAAGCTTGCTTGCCTAGGTTGAACTTGCTTGGTGCTGAAGCCCCAGGTCTAGTGTAAAGTGACTTATTTAAGAAACCAGCATCACCTTGAACAACAGAAGTTAAACTGGAGAATATTTACAGAGCTCAGCTGCTGGCACATGCTGCTGAGTGctctttgttttggttgttaATATTCAACTGGTTGACTGTATAAAATCTTATCTTAATTTCTAGAAACCATAATGATTTGCTCACTGTTACATATTCTCAGTTCTCACTAAATTAACTTCAGTGgtatttattgtaattttatatGAATGGGGATCAGATGTTGCACTGTGACGTCTGCTAATCACTGTACCCGCTGTGTTTCTGTCAGGGGTCTGTGGAGCCCATGCAGATTGATGCAGACCCCCAGGAGGACCAGCAGAATGCTCCTGACACCAACTACATAGTGGAGAACCCAACACTGGTATGAACCTGACAGACTTTCACATACACAACTTTCACTAACACTCACCCATGATGGCCGTACACCAGTGATGTTTGTCTACTTACtgtcaggatttacacgatggCTTAGTGGCAATGATGTGAAGCCATGCTGTTAAAAGATTCAAACGTCACTAAGGTGTAAAACTGCCTCCCTGAACACTAAATCATCAGTGTTCAGTTTGTCAAATCACTGCCTGTTATTAGGATAACAGCACGGCAGGCTGCAAACTTTAATCCTGTTTCAAAGAACTACAGACAACTGTGATGGAAACAGAGCCCAGTGTGACACACAAACTGCTCCCTGATGTGATGTTCTACACTTCTGACCAATGATGTCACCTGGACTTTTTAGCGGTGTGGTTTTAGCatagttttaatttgatttctcCCCTGCGTCTCCTTTTGTGTAGGATCTAGAGCAGTATGCGACTAGCTACAGTGGACTAATGCGCATTGAGAGGCTTCAGTTCATCGCTGAGCATTGCCCTCAACTGCGGGTTGAAGCCCTGAAGATGGCCCTCACCTTCGTCCAGAGGACCTTCAACGTCGACACGTATGAAGAGATCCACCGCAAACTCACCGAGGCCACAAGGTATTGTGGTTGATGAAAGAGAGACTCTTTTTAGTACAATAGCAAACAGAGCAGAGGTAATGAAGTCTTACAGAAGATATTAAAGGGAGAGTTCGCTCCACTCTGCTATGTTCATGGAGGAGTGGCTGAAGAGCTTGAGTCCACAAAACGTTTGTAGTTTCGGGGGTAAagagcgttgcagccaaatcaaatacaattgaagtaactggagACCACTTATTCAAACGTAAAGATACAACAGATAAAAACTTTTATTCTTCAAAATTAATAATGCTGCtaaatgtgcatttatatttacatttaatgtaaataattaaatcctgattacatgtttattttcttaatcaaagttctacatatttgtatttgttttctttttatttcaatatttattgtaaagttgATGGTTAAACTGAAATAACAAGCCTAAATAACATATCTCTGTCATGTTGACAAACCACCCGTTGCTGCGGAACACATGGTGTTGATCTGCACAAGTGAAGATAATCCACTGTAATAAACATAACAGCAGGAACAGTGTGCAATATTTTTCTACTGTTCCATCCATAGATTTATTATGacagaaatgtttatttaagaAACTACTGAACTTGAAAAGATTTGACTGTTTGCAACTTATAACATGCATTTAGGTTTTAAATCTGTTTACCTTTTTACTAATATTAATTTTACTTGTTTAAACATTTATCCTGTTGCCATGTCcacaagtctcagctcagtgtgACAAAGTGAATGTGTACTCCGGGGCAGTTCACTCATCAATAAATATGAATTGTTTgatttgtaattttctttttttacatacaGGGAAGTACAAGGTGTGCCGGACACAGTGCCTGAAGGTGGGGTAGTTCCTCCTCCCTTAGATTCAGCGTGGGCCGAGTCTACACGGAAAAAGGCTCTGCTTAAACTGGAGAAGCTGGATACAGATCTTAAGAACTACAAGGGAAATTCCATTAAAGAGAGCATCAGGTATGATGGCAGGTGCCCTGGTGTTCTGAGTTCATGAGCATCAGTGAAAACCAGAAAGACTGTTTTCAAAGTCTATTCAAGTTGGAAGTTCAATTAAGTTGATAATAATATTGGGGTAATTAGATTCAATTCTATTGGTTCTGCTTTTGCTAttggataaataaagaaaatacatttcctgtTTGTCATTGCAACATAAGTTATCTTGCATATTTAATCTATCCAACTCTGTTTCTAAATAAGACATTCTTCTAtaatgtattttcacatttcactatCCAGAAGAGAggtctctacacacacacacacacacacacacacacacacacacacacacacacacacacagacacagaagtaATTCAGTCGGAGCAGGGGTGGATATGGGGATATAGAGGTTGCAGGCACAGTAAAAAGAAATCCTGCCTTTTACGCTTTTATTCAAAGGTTCAGTTTATAGGATTGCGGGTCTTTTTGCAGGAGAGGGAGATAGCGTTCAGAATTAAGTTTTCAGCAGTTTATAATCACCTGTATCTACTCACACTTTCATTACCTCAGAGTGAGCTGATAATAAACAATATGATTACTATTAAAGTACCAGATTAGTAAGTGTGTTAGTAGTTTCTTTATGTTGGTCATTAGAagtgactctctctctgtctctttccttcctccccaGGAGGGGCCATGATGACCTGGGGGACCACTACCTGGACTGTGGTGACCTCAGTAACGCCCTCAAGTGCTACTCCCGAGCCAGAGACTACTGCACCAGTGCTAAACATGTCATtaacatgtgtttaaatgtcatcAAGGTATAGCAGGACGCAGCCACAACACTCATCGGCTGCATTCATTTCATATTGCAATAACTGTAACCATTAGTGGTGGAGTTATGAAGGCTTCTTATGCTTTACTgagtctatatatatatacatattatttatGTACAGGAAAGCAAAGTGGGGTAGAATCCACTGGGAGACATTTCAACATCTCACCTTCAGCAAACTGAATATATGAATAAGTAAACCTCCCCTCTGTGCCCACAGGTTAGTGTTTACCTCCAGAACTGGTCCCATGTACTGAGCTACGTCAACAAGGCAGAATCCACGCCAGAGATAGCAGAGGTGAGCACTACCCTCCCACTGGCCGGACCATATTTCATGTGCACAGTGCAGCATTCAATGTTAGCacaacatggaaacattcaTTTTCAGTGTTGTCACTTGATGGATAAGTGTTTGACagtaaaagagaaagtgaagttTTAATTCCAGCCTCTAAGAGCTTATTAAAGTAATGTGAGAGTGGATACCTTGAGTTGATGCcatttctgttcttcttctttagCAAAGAGGAGAGCGAGATAGCCAAAATCAAGCAGTCCTCACCAAATTAAAGTGCGCTGCAGGTAAGACAGCGCTTATGCTCACCCAGTAAAACCTCAAGTCCATTTTTGGACTATATAGTTGAATATATTATTAGATTGTTTTGAAGTCTAATTCTGTTTTTCATGTGGGTCAGGCCTTGCAGAATTGGCCTCAAGAAAATACAAACCAGCTGCCAAGTGCTTCCTGCAGGCGTCCTTTGACCACTGTGACTGTCCAGAGGTGAGTCAGCCAGTGGGTCCAATGGtacgagaaaaaaaaacatgtgaaagaaATGTCAGTTTCCAAAGTCTGTGAGAGGCTCAAAAACTGTGGATGCAGCCAAAATTAACAGTTTAGTGCAAAAATACTCCAAATTGCATTTGAATTGTTAGTGTTACTTTTCCAACATTGCATGAAATAGGCTGTTAAATATCAAGTAGTACTTAGTCAGACTGCTCAAGTCTGACCCTACCTT is from Paralichthys olivaceus isolate ysfri-2021 chromosome 5, ASM2471397v2, whole genome shotgun sequence and encodes:
- the gps1 gene encoding COP9 signalosome complex subunit 1 isoform X2; the encoded protein is MPLPVQVFNFQGSVEPMQIDADPQEDQQNAPDTNYIVENPTLDLEQYATSYSGLMRIERLQFIAEHCPQLRVEALKMALTFVQRTFNVDTYEEIHRKLTEATREVQGVPDTVPEGGVVPPPLDSAWAESTRKKALLKLEKLDTDLKNYKGNSIKESIRRGHDDLGDHYLDCGDLSNALKCYSRARDYCTSAKHVINMCLNVIKVSVYLQNWSHVLSYVNKAESTPEIAEQRGERDSQNQAVLTKLKCAAGLAELASRKYKPAAKCFLQASFDHCDCPELLSPSNVAVYGGMCALATFDRQELQRNVISSSSFKLFLELEPQIRDIIFKFYESKYASCLKLLDEMKDNLLLDMYLAPHVKTLYSQIRNRALIQYFSPYVSADMTKMAQAFNTTVAALEDELTQLILEGLINARIDSHSKILYARDVDQRSTTFEKSLHMGKEFQRRAKAMILRAAVLRNQIHVKSPPREGSQGELTPANSQTRMSTNM
- the gps1 gene encoding COP9 signalosome complex subunit 1 isoform X1; the encoded protein is MPLPVQVFNFQGSVEPMQIDADPQEDQQNAPDTNYIVENPTLDLEQYATSYSGLMRIERLQFIAEHCPQLRVEALKMALTFVQRTFNVDTYEEIHRKLTEATREVQGVPDTVPEGGVVPPPLDSAWAESTRKKALLKLEKLDTDLKNYKGNSIKESIRRGHDDLGDHYLDCGDLSNALKCYSRARDYCTSAKHVINMCLNVIKVSVYLQNWSHVLSYVNKAESTPEIAEQRGERDSQNQAVLTKLKCAAGLAELASRKYKPAAKCFLQASFDHCDCPEVSQPVGPMLLSPSNVAVYGGMCALATFDRQELQRNVISSSSFKLFLELEPQIRDIIFKFYESKYASCLKLLDEMKDNLLLDMYLAPHVKTLYSQIRNRALIQYFSPYVSADMTKMAQAFNTTVAALEDELTQLILEGLINARIDSHSKILYARDVDQRSTTFEKSLHMGKEFQRRAKAMILRAAVLRNQIHVKSPPREGSQGELTPANSQTRMSTNM
- the gps1 gene encoding COP9 signalosome complex subunit 1 isoform X3, with protein sequence MNGSVEPMQIDADPQEDQQNAPDTNYIVENPTLDLEQYATSYSGLMRIERLQFIAEHCPQLRVEALKMALTFVQRTFNVDTYEEIHRKLTEATREVQGVPDTVPEGGVVPPPLDSAWAESTRKKALLKLEKLDTDLKNYKGNSIKESIRRGHDDLGDHYLDCGDLSNALKCYSRARDYCTSAKHVINMCLNVIKVSVYLQNWSHVLSYVNKAESTPEIAEQRGERDSQNQAVLTKLKCAAGLAELASRKYKPAAKCFLQASFDHCDCPEVSQPVGPMLLSPSNVAVYGGMCALATFDRQELQRNVISSSSFKLFLELEPQIRDIIFKFYESKYASCLKLLDEMKDNLLLDMYLAPHVKTLYSQIRNRALIQYFSPYVSADMTKMAQAFNTTVAALEDELTQLILEGLINARIDSHSKILYARDVDQRSTTFEKSLHMGKEFQRRAKAMILRAAVLRNQIHVKSPPREGSQGELTPANSQTRMSTNM
- the gps1 gene encoding COP9 signalosome complex subunit 1 isoform X4, which gives rise to MNGSVEPMQIDADPQEDQQNAPDTNYIVENPTLDLEQYATSYSGLMRIERLQFIAEHCPQLRVEALKMALTFVQRTFNVDTYEEIHRKLTEATREVQGVPDTVPEGGVVPPPLDSAWAESTRKKALLKLEKLDTDLKNYKGNSIKESIRRGHDDLGDHYLDCGDLSNALKCYSRARDYCTSAKHVINMCLNVIKVSVYLQNWSHVLSYVNKAESTPEIAEQRGERDSQNQAVLTKLKCAAGLAELASRKYKPAAKCFLQASFDHCDCPELLSPSNVAVYGGMCALATFDRQELQRNVISSSSFKLFLELEPQIRDIIFKFYESKYASCLKLLDEMKDNLLLDMYLAPHVKTLYSQIRNRALIQYFSPYVSADMTKMAQAFNTTVAALEDELTQLILEGLINARIDSHSKILYARDVDQRSTTFEKSLHMGKEFQRRAKAMILRAAVLRNQIHVKSPPREGSQGELTPANSQTRMSTNM